Proteins encoded in a region of the Rutidosis leptorrhynchoides isolate AG116_Rl617_1_P2 chromosome 9, CSIRO_AGI_Rlap_v1, whole genome shotgun sequence genome:
- the LOC139867342 gene encoding uncharacterized protein, protein MEDLIWDTNMSFPWSNITNQQHQEIVESFILGSEDIFSSPIQDARKTDSKICSSPLTSTNGPSQDSLNATSSYGLGSISQYWPQALSHANNINECNNVIPTNNTIAAATHTSPEHKDGISVIFSDYKNICNTNYSISSGDSATKDSDDGIVSQCSLAKRPKRPRSDPGQPVSSNINFGQSSEPDEQDSEAIAQMKEMIYRAAAFRPVSFTDDEVTEKRRRKNVKISSDPQTVAARQRRERISDKIRVLQKLVPGGNKMDTASMLDEAANYLKFLRSQVKALEQLGMKIDYLGCGTTSNAYSISNGIQGVSNNPNVTVGVPFPMQTHFLLPHQQIYPNLS, encoded by the coding sequence ATGGAAGATTTGATTTGGGATACAAACATGTCTTTCCCATGGAGTAACATTACTAATCAACAACATCAAGAAATCGTAGAAAGCTTCATTTTGGGCTCAGAAGACATCTTCTCGAGCCCGATCCAAGATGCTAGAAAAACGGACTCAAAGATATGTTCGAGCCCGTTAACTAGCACCAACGGGCCAAGTCAAGATTCCTTAAATGCAACCTCAAGTTATGGTCTTGGTTCTATTAGTCAATATTGGCCTCAAGCTTTGTCTCATGCCAATAACATTAACGAGTGTAATAATGTAATTCCAACCAACAACACCATCGCAGCAGCCACACACACATCACCGGAGCACAAGGATGGCATTTCCGTAATTTTCTCGGATTACAAAAATATATGTAACACTAACTATAGTATTTCGTCGGGAGATTCCGCCACAAAGGATAGCGACGATGGCATTGTTTCGCAATGCTCACTAGCTAAAAGACCAAAAAGACCCAGATCCGATCCGGGTCAACCCGTTTCTTCAAATATAAATTTTGGGCAATCTTCGGAACCCGACGAGCAGGATTCCGAGGCGATAGCCCAAATGAAAGAAATGATATACCGAGCGGCGGCTTTTCGGCCGGTGAGTTTCACTGATGATGAGGTGACGGAGAAACGGCGGAGGAAAAACGTGAAGATATCGAGTGATCCACAAACGGTGGCGGCACGACAACGGAGAGAAAGAATTAGTGATAAAATTAGGGTTTTACAAAAACTAGTTCCTGGTGGAAATAAAATGGATACAGCTTCAATGCTTGATGAAGCTGCTAATTATTTGAAGTTTTTGAGATCACAAGTGAAAGCATTGGAGCAATTGGGGATGAAGATTGATTATCTAGGTTGCGGTACAACTAGTAATGCATATAGTATAAGTAATGGTATTCAGGGTGTTAGCAACAACCCTAATGTGACGGTGGGTGTACCATTTCCCATGCAGACACATTTTTTACTACCTCATCAACAgatttaccctaatttatcatga
- the LOC139866418 gene encoding probable LRR receptor-like serine/threonine-protein kinase At1g05700, which produces MKTWKVYFTKMVLVTLVLTPLIQAQDDQSGFISIDCGLANGSAYTDNLTGINYVSDANLIDSGDTHNVLPIYSSPVYTYLNTLRSFPQNIRNCYTLTPIQGKGNRYLIRALFMYGNYDFINRIPKFDVYLGPNYWDTIALPSEDTKGYIEIIHVSSSDYIHVCLVNTGDGTPFISSIELRLLASDMYTKTDFGSLKHFVRENRGARDGEAEVRYHADKYDRIWKPIFYNDGNILSTTNEVSTVSSGDPYPPSEVMSTGITPKNRNDSYNIYWTPRNATDLFVIFLHFSELEILKRNQTRRFNIYLNEYLWYENLSPEYLNRTTISSGSPQNAAPKYKITLTKTSDSTLPPIINALELYTIKILPQRQTDDRDVAAIWAIKSKYGVSKKWQGDPCVPREFVWDGIGCSYNDGESPRIILLNLSSSGLNGEIDPKIEDLAMITTLDLSNNNLTGRVPNLLLRLNLLKFLYIKGNKFTGPIPAEMLSEGSLFLSFDDGSAGGTTSYCNPNRCKNNKANKIIAPVVIATAALVFVILIALVIIWVSKRYKGRGKWRRYMELKVRKLQYTYTEIQKITNNFRVVIGRGGFGTVYHGYIGDTEVAVKMLSETSLQGDKEFQAEANLLSKVHHKNLTLFIGYCNEGNHKGIIYEYMVNGDLEKHLFDTSSSNLDWEKRLQIGCDAARGLEYLHHGCKPPTIHRDIKCTNILLDGTFQAKLADFGLSRAFKTECTHISTEVAGTPGYCDPEYFTSKQLTEKSDVYSFGVVLLVIVTGQPAIMKYDNDQIHISRWVHLKLTNGDVKNIVDPRLLDNFDINSAWKAVELAMSCVVDTPYERPTMNQVVMRLNDCLVTERARQEMEPRNYVATLMAPNLESLYDPNPR; this is translated from the exons ATGAAGACGTGGAAAGTTTATTTCACTAAAATGGTTCTTGTTACTTTAGTTCTTACACCACTCATTCAAGCTCAAGATGATCAATCAG GATTCATAAGCATAGACTGTGGGCTTGCGAACGGATCAGCCTACACCGATAATTTAACAGGAATAAATTACGTATCAGATGCCAACTtgat AGACAGTGGTGATACCCATAACGTTTTGCCAATTTACAGTTCACCCGTTTATACATATTTAAACACTCTCAGAAGTTTTCCACAAAACATAAGAAACTGCTACACCCTAACACCAATTCAGGGAAAGGGTAACCGATATCTTATAAGGGCATTATTTATGTATGGGAATTATGACTTTATCAATCGAATCCCGAAATTTGATGTCTATCTTGGACCTAATTACTGGGATACAATAGCATTGCCTTCGGAAGATACAAAAGGATACATAGAGATCATACACGTCTCTTCTTCAGATTACATACATGTTTGTCTAGTGAATACAGGCGATGGGACGCCTTTCATATCATCTATTGAACTACGGCTTTTAGCAAGTGACATGTACACAAAAACTGATTTTGGATCGCTGAAACATTTCGTACGTGAAAATAGAGGTGCCAGAGATGGAGAAGCAGAAGTCAG GTATCATGCTGACAAGTATGATCGAATATGGAAACCAATTTTTTATAATGATGGTAATATCTTATCCACTACAAACGAAGTTTCTACAGTGTCATCTGGAGACCCCTACCCGCCATCGGAGGTCATGAGTACCGGTATCACGCCAAAAAACCGAAATGATTCATATAACATTTATTGGACTCCTCGAAATGCAACCGATTTATTTGTCATTTTCTTACACTTTTCTGAACTTGAAATACTGAAAAGAAACCAGACCAGAAGATTCAACATCTATCTGAATGAATACTTATGGTATGAAAATCTCTCACCCGAATATCTCAACAGAACCACTATCAGCAGCGGAAGTCCTCAAAACGCTGCACCAAAATATAAGATAACACTAACTAAGACTTCAGATTCAACTCTTCCTCCCATCATCAACGCTCTCGAACTTTATACTATAAAGATCCTCCCACAAAGGCAAACAGATGATCGTGACG TGGCTGCAATTTGGGCCATTAAGTCAAAGTATGGAGTATCAAAAAAGTGGCAAGGAGATCCATGTGTTCCACGAGAATTTGTTTGGGATGGTATCGGATGTAGCTACAATGATGGTGAATCTCCTAGAATCATATTATT GAACTTATCTAGCAGTGGACTGAATGGAGAAATAGATCCTAAAATAGAAGACCTCGCAATGATAACTACATT GGATTTGTCCAACAATAACTTAACAGGAAGAGTGCCTAATTTACTATTGAGACTGAACTTGCTAAAGTTCCT ATATATAAAAGGGAACAAATTCACCGGGCCAATTCCAGCAGAGATGCTGTCAGAGGGATCATTGTTCTTAAG TTTCGATGATGGGAGCGCCGGTGGTACCACAAGTTATTGCAACCCAAATCGGTGTAAAAACAACAAGGCTAACAAAATTATCGCACCAGTAGTAATTGCTACTGCCGCTTTAGTTTTTGTAATATTGATTGCACTCGTCATCATTTGGGTGTCTAAACGATACAAAGGAAGAG GTAAATGGAGAAGATATATGGAGCTAAAAGTACGAAAACTACAGTACACATACACAGAAATACAGAAAATCACAAACAACTTCAGGGTTGTGATCGGTAGAGGAGGTTTCGGAACAGTTTACCATGGTTATATTGGTGATACAGAAGTTGCTGTCAAGATGCTTTCGGAAACATCTCTCCAAGGGGACAAGGAATTTCAGGCTGAG GCCAATCTGTTGTCGAAGGTTCACCATAAAAACCTAACTTTGTTCATTGGGTACTGCAATGAAGGCAACCACAAAGGAATTATCTACGAGTACATGGTTAATGGGGACTTGGAAAAACATCTCTTTG ATACAAGTTCAAGCAACTTGGATTGGGAAAAAAGACTACAAATAGGATGTGACGCAGCACGTG GGCTCGAGTACCTGCATCATGGTTGCAAGCCACCGACAATCCATAGAGACATCAAGTGTACCAATATCTTACTGGATGGAACATTTCAGGCAAAACTAGCAGACTTCGGTTTATCACGAGCTTTTAAAACAGAATGTACACATATTTCCACAGAAGTTGCCGGTACTCCTGGATACTGTGACCCCGA GTACTTTACATCAAAACAATTGACTGAGAAAAGTGATGTTTATAGCTTTGGGGTTGTACTCTTGGTGATAGTTACAGGCCAACCGGCAATAATGAAATATGACAATGACCAAATACACATAAGTCGATGGGTCCATTTAAAGCTTACAAACGGGGATGTGAAAAACATTGTTGATCCTAGGCTACTTGATAATTTTGACATAAACTCAGCATGGAAGGCAGTTGAACTAGCAATGTCATGTGTTGTTGACACACCTTACGAAAGACCAACCATGAACCAAGTGGTGATGAGGTTAAATGACTGTTTGGTGACAGAGAGAGCTCGTCAAGAGATGGAACCAAGGAACTACGTGGCTACACTAATGGCTCCTAATCTGGAGAGCCTATATGATCCGAACCCAAGATAA